The segment TACGAATTTTCACTAATTGACTGGGTAAGTCGGCACCAGCTACATTATTGCTCAATAAATCAGATACAATAGCCGTTGTATCTGAAATAGCAACAATCTGACGAGGCAAACCTGCTTGGGTATAAAGTATAGTTCCTTCTGATTTAAAAGTTGTGGGATGGACTATCTCTATTTTTTTGGAATTGTTTAAAGTTATAAAGTACTTACCATTTATCAGTTCAATAGCTTGTGCTACGTCACCTAATGGGCGATTGTTGACAACTCGAAAGACATCTGGGCTAACCATACCATTTCGATAGAGCACTGATATAGCTCCCATATTGGTAAATATCCGACCCTCATTTAATATGATTGCCTCAATATTTCCCTTGCCTACACCAGCAGGAAAGTCTTCCTCATATTCACAAGAAGAAAATACTGATAATAAAAATAGGATATAGAATAGCTTTAAAACAGATTTAAATTGCATATATCATTTGGTTTTAATCCTCTCAGGGAGCCATAAGATACAAGCATCTAATCCAGATTGATAAGCTAAATAGACAAGAATTATATCCCGTTTCTTAAATCCCCCGAAACAGTAGATTGTATTTTTAGGCAGGTCTTCTGACTCGCTTCCTTTCTAACTGCCCTTCCCATCATCTACCGACAGTGGATATTGTAGTATTTATTAGAAAGTTATAAAAGCTTACAGCAGTGGGTCTGTTCAGGATTTTCACCTGATTCCCTTTTCACTTCTTTGGATAAAGTACTATCCTAGAAGCACCTAAAAACTAGATTATTTATTTTGAATGTGAAGATAATAATTTTTTAATAACCTCTATAAATTTATCGCGTTAAAATTTAATTTTAATTAATATTTTAAAATTATTCTATACTTCATATTATAAGAACTAAAGATTTATAGAGTGAATCTCTTTCTCGCAAATATCTTAAACCCCAAAAAAGGCTCACAGGAGCCTTTTTTTCTATTCTAGATCTATCTACTTAAACATGAATGATATCTGTTAACAATTGAACTGACAGCCAGAAGTACACCATAAGTGCACATGCGTCAACAACAGTTGTAATCAGTGGTCCAGCCATTACAGCAGGATCTAATTTTAGCCACTTAGCTGCCATAGGTAAAATACTACCAACTACTTTGGCCAAGATTACTGTCACGTATAAACTAATACAAATGACAAAAATAACATTCAAAGGAACGGAGTCGAAAAAGTAAACTCGAGCAAAGTTTAAAGCAGCCAGCAATAGACCAACGATCAAACTCACACGAAACTCTTTCCAAATAACTTTCCAAAAATCCCTGCTCGATATTTCTCCCAAAGCCATACCTCGAATAACGAGTGTAGATGATTGTGCACCTGCGTTGCCTCCTGTATCCATCAACATAGGGATAAAAGCAGCAAGCATTACAGCAGACTCTAATACCTCTTCGTATTTATGAATAATCATACCCGTAAAAGTAGCTGAGATCATCAAAACCACTAACCATGTTATTCTATGCTTAGAATGTGACCACACAGACTCTTTTAAATATTCAACTTTAGAAGGATCAATAGCGGCCATCTTGTGAATATCTTCGGTACTTTCTGCCACAATAACATCCATGATATCATCTACCGTAATAATACCCACCAAACGATTTTCTTTATCGGTTACAGGCATAGAGTTTAAGTCATACTTTCTAAATAAATCGGCTACAACTTCTTGATCTTCTGTTGCTAAAACAGACACAACATTCTTTTCCATAACGTCAACAATAGCAGCCTTAGGATCAGATAAGACCATCGTTTTGAGAGAAATAACTCCTTCTAACTTCCTTGTTTCACCTATTATAAAACAAATATCATTGTTGTTATTAATATTAGCTAAATTCTTATACTTCGCCAGAGCCTCATCTATGGTCATATAACTTCGTAGAGCTACATACTCCACAGTCATAACACTACCCGCACTATCTTCGGGATATTTTAAGAAAATATTAATTTGAGTACGAATATCAGGAGAGGCTTGTTCTAATATCCTTTTCACCAAGTTGGCTGGAAGCTCTTCAATAAAATCGACCGTATCATCGAGCTGCATCTCGGTTATAATAGCCTGAATTTCTTTATCTGAAATATGTTCTACAACTGATTTTTGGATATCTGAAGGTAAATTACTGAAAACTTCTGCAGATAAATCTTTCGGTAGTATTCTAAATAAAACTAAACATTTATCATTAGGTAAATCATCAAATAAATCGGCTATATCAATAGGGTTCATATCGGCGAGCATTTCTCTTGCAGGCTCAAACTGATGAGTTCTGATTTTTTCAGCCAATTCATCCAGTATTCCTTTTTTATCCATAATTTCAGTGTTAATCTGTCAATAATTTGAGTTGGGGTAAAATAATCTCATCTAATAAAAGACGAAATCACTTCGTTTTATAAGTAATAATGAATGGTAATCTTAATTTGTTTAATAATAAAACTTTTTAATCAAAATATTAGACAAATTCTAAAATCAATGCGTAAACCACAGCATTTACCAGTAAAATTCCTATACAGAAGAGAAACTTCTGACACCGACATGACAATGCGATGACACCGACATGATGATTGCATGACACCGACATGTCATTCCTTTGCTCTTGAGCAAATAATACCTTTTATTATATATATAGCTAATTATCAAATACTTTTAAGCCCTATTATTCCAACTAAAGTACATTTAGAATAAAGGCTATCTAAACAGGAAGAAAGACAGCCTTTATTGCTATTTATATAGTAAAAAGTCTTTTAGATTTTTATAGCTTTCAATTTCGTAAGAATGCTTCGGTTTATCCAAAATGGGTTGTAAACTCTGAGGTATGGGTATGTGGATTCCTAAGTATTTTTCAATACTTTCAGGGAATTTTACGGGATGAGCAGTTTCTAAAAACACACCAAGCGTATCGGGGTATTGCTCGCGATAGGCTGCCAACCCCAAATATCCAACAGCACCATGAGGATCAGCTAAATATTGAGTTTCAGCATAAAGTTTTTGAATGAGTTGTACCGTTTCTTCATCAGAAAAAGAATAAGAAGACAGTTTTTCTTCTAGCAGATTAGTCTTCTGCTGAAACAACTCTAATATACGAATGAAGTTACTAGGGTTACTGACATCCATCGCATTCGATATCGTTTCTATTGTTGGGTGTGGCTCATACTTTTGAGTACTCATAAAACGAGGTATAGTATCGTTCACATTGGTAGAAGCAATAAAATGATTAATAGGTAGCCCCATCTGCATAGCCAGCATTCCTGCACATATATTACCAAAGTTTCCACTAGGAACAGAGACAAGAATAGGCTTATTTTTTGATTTTAATTTTTGATAGATTAAAAAGTAATAAAACATCTGGGGTAACCACCTAGCAATATTAATAGAATTGGCAGAGGTGAGGTTTTTGGTTTGTAATTCAGGATCTAAAAAGGCTCTTTTCACCATATCTTGACAATCATCAAAAGTTCCTTTTACTTCAATTGCTGAAATATTTTTGCCTAGAGTTGTCAGTTGTTTTTCTTGAATGGTACTTACTTTTCCCGATGGATACAAAATAACCACCTCCACTCCTTCTACTCCATAAAAGCCATTGGCTACAGCTCCACCTGTGTCACCCGATGTAGCTACAAGAATCGTAATTTTATCTTTCCGTCCTTGGGTAAAATAGCGTAAACAACGAGACATAAATCGAGCACCTACATCTTTAAATGCCATAGTAGGACCATGGTATAACTCTAAAGCAAAGATACTTTCCTGAACCTCAACGATAGGAAAGTCAAAATTCAATGTTTCAGAAATAATATTACGCAATACCGATTCGGGAATCTCGTCTCCGATAAAGGGATGAATAGCTTGATAGGCTATCTCTTCTTTTGTATATTTTTCTATGTTTTCAAAAAAGGAACGATTGAGCTGAGGTAAGCTTTCAGGAAAATAGAGTCCCTTATCTGGTGCAATACCTGTAATTGCAGCTTCTTTGAAACTAACTTTTAAATTGGGATTATTTAAACTATAATATTTCATGATATTATTTTTATTCCTTGTGAATTAATAGGTGAAACATGAATTTCCGATTCATAATCTGCACCCCGAACAACTTCTTTCATTGCCTTAGCCACCACTTCGGCAACCTTTCTTCCTTCGCACAATGCAAAAACAGATGGTCCAGCTCCTGATATTCCACTTCCCAAAGCGCCATGCTCTATTGCAGCCAACTGGAGTTCATCAAAGTTGGGAATTAGAAGAGATCGTATCGGTTCGACAAACTCATCATGAAGTGATCTACCAATCAAATCATAATCACTATTATACAAACCACAAATTAAACCTCCTAAGTTTCCACATTGCACAATTGCTTTCTTTAAACTAATATTTTGTTTGACTACAGAGCGAGCATCTTTCGTCTTCAGTTCTATTTGAGGATGAATAACTGTAGCATATAACTCACTAGGAGTTGGAATAGAGATTATATCGAGCGGATCGTAACTGCGTATAAAAGCAAAGCCCCCCAATAAAGCAGGAGCAACATTGTCAGCATGAGGAGCCCCACTAGCCAAAGCCTCTCCTTGCATAGCATAATAAATTAGTTCTTTATTGGACAACGGATAATTACATAAGGCATTAACACCAAACACGGCTCCTGCAGCACTTGCAGCACTACTTCCTATACCACTCCCTGCCTTAATATTTTTATAAATAGTAATATCAACACCAAAATCGGGATCCAACTCTTCATAAAGAGATAAAGCTGCTACCCCTGCCACATTTTGCTCTACCTCTAAAGGTAAATCTGCCCCTATAATTTCTTGAATACGTATTCCCTTCTCTGCACTTTTTTCAAAAAGCATTTCATCACCTACGCTTTCCAAGCATAGACCTAAAACATCGAATCCACAAGAAACATTGGCTATAGTAGCTGGACAAAATAGTTTAATCTGATTCATCTTCTTATATGTTTTTATTCCCTATTCGTATTACATCTGCAAAAATACCAGAAGCAGTAACTGAAGCTCCAGCGCCAGCACCTTTCACAACAAGAGGTTGTTCGCAATATCGGTCTGTGTAAAATAGGATAATATTATCTTTTCCCTCTAAATGATAAAAATCATGATCGGAAGGAATGATTTGTAAGCCCACTCTCGCAACTCCTTGTTCAAAAGAGGCTACAAATTTGAGCTTACCTCCTACTTTTGAGGCTGCATAATACAGAGCATCAAAGTGAGAACGGTTTTCTTTTAAGAGCTGATACAATTCTTTTGTACTCTTGGCTTTCAAGCAAGATTCTGGTAAAAACCCTCCATTTTCAACCTCATGAAACTCTATTTTATATCCACTTTCTCTAACTAAAATCATTAACTTTCTCTGCACATCGATACCACTCAAATCAATTAAGGGATTGGGTTCTGTATATCCCCCTACTTGTGCCATTTCTACCGCTTCATCAAAAGAAGTTGTATCATCAAAGTGATTAAAGATAAAGTTCAAACTACCACTTAACACTGCTTCTATTTTATGAATTCGATCTCCCGAAGCTATTAAGTTCTTTAAGGTATCAATAACAGGTAACCCAGCTCCTACACTCGTTTCAAACAAAAAAGGCGCATGATATTTTCGAGATAAATCTTTCAATCTCTTATAAAAATCATAATCGGAAGCACAAGCTATCTTATTACAAGTTACCACACCTATACTATTATATAAGTAAGAAGCATACGACCTTGCTACTTCTTCACTAGCTGTCATATCTACAAAAACGCTGTTCCTCAGATTGAGTTGTCTAATTCTTTCTATAAATCCATCTAAACTGCATTTTTCTCCTTCATCGAGCGATTCTTTCCATTGACTATGAACGATTCCCTCTTCATTAAAAAACATAGTACGAGAATTGGCCAAACCAATAACACGAACATTCAATTTTAGATATTTAAATAGATATTCTCTTTGCTTGTCAATCTGCTCTAGAAAACGACTTCCTACATTACCCACACCCATAATAAAAAGATTTAACTGAACGACATCTTCTTCAAAAAATGCCTCGTGTAAGGTATTCAAAGCCTTGCGTACATTCTTCTGTGCAATTATAGTAGAGATATTCCTTTCGGATGCACCTTGAGCTATTGCCCTTATATTGATATTATTTCTACCCAATGCACTAAACATCTTTCCACTAATACCTTGGTGGTTTTTCATATTCTCACCGACAACAGCTATAATAGACAAATCCTTCTCAATGATAGCTGGCTTAATTTTTTGTTCAGTCATTTCTAGGTGAAACTCTTCATTGATCTTCTTCTCAGCACGCTCTGCTTCTACTTCTTCAATGGCAAAACAAATAGAATACTCCGAAGAGGCTTGAGTAATAAAGATTATATTAATTTCTGCTTTTGAGAACACCTCAAATAAACGTTCAGAAAAACCGGTAACACCCACCATACCTGGACCTTCAAGAGTAATTAAAGCCACATGATCTATGTTACTAATAC is part of the Bacteroides coprosuis DSM 18011 genome and harbors:
- a CDS encoding magnesium transporter (COGs: COG2239 Mg/Co/Ni transporter MgtE (contains CBS domain)~InterPro IPR006669:IPR006668:IPR000644:IPR006667~KEGG: fnu:FN1480 Mg2+ transporter MgtE~PFAM: MgtE magnesium transporter, integral membrane; Magnesium transporter, MgtE intracellular domain; Cystathionine beta-synthase, core~SMART: Magnesium transporter, MgtE intracellular domain; Cystathionine beta-synthase, core~SPTR: MgtE family magnesium /cobalt transporter-E;~TIGRFAM: Divalent cation transporter~IMG reference gene:2504108022~PFAM: MgtE intracellular N domain; Divalent cation transporter; CBS domain~TIGRFAM: Mg2+ transporter (mgtE)), which translates into the protein MDKKGILDELAEKIRTHQFEPAREMLADMNPIDIADLFDDLPNDKCLVLFRILPKDLSAEVFSNLPSDIQKSVVEHISDKEIQAIITEMQLDDTVDFIEELPANLVKRILEQASPDIRTQINIFLKYPEDSAGSVMTVEYVALRSYMTIDEALAKYKNLANINNNNDICFIIGETRKLEGVISLKTMVLSDPKAAIVDVMEKNVVSVLATEDQEVVADLFRKYDLNSMPVTDKENRLVGIITVDDIMDVIVAESTEDIHKMAAIDPSKVEYLKESVWSHSKHRITWLVVLMISATFTGMIIHKYEEVLESAVMLAAFIPMLMDTGGNAGAQSSTLVIRGMALGEISSRDFWKVIWKEFRVSLIVGLLLAALNFARVYFFDSVPLNVIFVICISLYVTVILAKVVGSILPMAAKWLKLDPAVMAGPLITTVVDACALMVYFWLSVQLLTDIIHV
- a CDS encoding threonine synthase (COGs: COG0498 Threonine synthase~InterPro IPR004450:IPR001926~KEGG: fjo:Fjoh_2573 threonine synthase~PFAM: Pyridoxal phosphate-dependent enzyme, beta subunit~PRIAM: Threonine synthase~SPTR: Threonine synthase;~TIGRFAM: Threonine synthase~IMG reference gene:2504108023~PFAM: Pyridoxal-phosphate dependent enzyme~TIGRFAM: threonine synthase) gives rise to the protein MKYYSLNNPNLKVSFKEAAITGIAPDKGLYFPESLPQLNRSFFENIEKYTKEEIAYQAIHPFIGDEIPESVLRNIISETLNFDFPIVEVQESIFALELYHGPTMAFKDVGARFMSRCLRYFTQGRKDKITILVATSGDTGGAVANGFYGVEGVEVVILYPSGKVSTIQEKQLTTLGKNISAIEVKGTFDDCQDMVKRAFLDPELQTKNLTSANSINIARWLPQMFYYFLIYQKLKSKNKPILVSVPSGNFGNICAGMLAMQMGLPINHFIASTNVNDTIPRFMSTQKYEPHPTIETISNAMDVSNPSNFIRILELFQQKTNLLEEKLSSYSFSDEETVQLIQKLYAETQYLADPHGAVGYLGLAAYREQYPDTLGVFLETAHPVKFPESIEKYLGIHIPIPQSLQPILDKPKHSYEIESYKNLKDFLLYK
- a CDS encoding Homoserine kinase (COGs: COG0083 Homoserine kinase~HAMAP: Homoserine kinase~InterPro IPR000870:IPR006204:IPR013750~KEGG: fjo:Fjoh_2574 homoserine kinase~PFAM: GHMP kinase; GHMP kinase, C-terminal~SPTR: Homoserine kinase;~TIGRFAM: Homoserine kinase~IMG reference gene:2504108024~PFAM: GHMP kinases C terminal; GHMP kinases N terminal domain~TIGRFAM: homoserine kinase), giving the protein MNQIKLFCPATIANVSCGFDVLGLCLESVGDEMLFEKSAEKGIRIQEIIGADLPLEVEQNVAGVAALSLYEELDPDFGVDITIYKNIKAGSGIGSSAASAAGAVFGVNALCNYPLSNKELIYYAMQGEALASGAPHADNVAPALLGGFAFIRSYDPLDIISIPTPSELYATVIHPQIELKTKDARSVVKQNISLKKAIVQCGNLGGLICGLYNSDYDLIGRSLHDEFVEPIRSLLIPNFDELQLAAIEHGALGSGISGAGPSVFALCEGRKVAEVVAKAMKEVVRGADYESEIHVSPINSQGIKIIS
- a CDS encoding aspartate kinase (COGs: COG0527 Aspartokinase~InterProIPR001341:IPR001048:IPR002912:IPR005106:IPR 001342~KEGG: fjo:Fjoh_2575 bifunctional aspartokinase I/homeserine dehydrogenase I~PFAM: Homoserine dehydrogenase, catalytic; Aspartate/glutamate/uridylate kinase; Amino acid-binding ACT; Aspartate/homoserine dehydrogenase, NAD-binding~PRIAM: Aspartate kinase., Homoserine dehydrogenase~SPTR: Aspartate kinase;~TIGRFAM: Aspartate kinase domain~IMG reference gene:2504108025~PFAM: Homoserine dehydrogenase; Homoserine dehydrogenase, NAD binding domain; Amino acid kinase family; ACT domain~TIGRFAM: aspartate kinase), producing MKIVKFGGSSVSNAENILRCIQIIKDKSINDSILVVVSAFGDMTDYLLDAAKSASVKDEKYLQVFNQIENHHIQIVKSLIPTSKQASVLSQVILKLNELEVLLNGCSLLGELSKKTEDLILSYGERLSAYILSEVIKAEGADCQLVDSRDILKTDEHFGKAIVNFTLSNSLIRSFFRENNHKVSIIPGFVAESESKQITTLGRGGSDYTAAIIAAALDMESLEIWTDVSGIFTADPKLVKQARTIKSLSFQEAMELSHFGAKVLYSPTLQPILAKNIPLYVKNTFEPEAAGTIIHHTIPRINGNAVRGISNIDHVALITLEGPGMVGVTGFSERLFEVFSKAEINIIFITQASSEYSICFAIEEVEAERAEKKINEEFHLEMTEQKIKPAIIEKDLSIIAVVGENMKNHQGISGKMFSALGRNNINIRAIAQGASERNISTIIAQKNVRKALNTLHEAFFEEDVVQLNLFIMGVGNVGSRFLEQIDKQREYLFKYLKLNVRVIGLANSRTMFFNEEGIVHSQWKESLDEGEKCSLDGFIERIRQLNLRNSVFVDMTASEEVARSYASYLYNSIGVVTCNKIACASDYDFYKRLKDLSRKYHAPFLFETSVGAGLPVIDTLKNLIASGDRIHKIEAVLSGSLNFIFNHFDDTTSFDEAVEMAQVGGYTEPNPLIDLSGIDVQRKLMILVRESGYKIEFHEVENGGFLPESCLKAKSTKELYQLLKENRSHFDALYYAASKVGGKLKFVASFEQGVARVGLQIIPSDHDFYHLEGKDNIILFYTDRYCEQPLVVKGAGAGASVTASGIFADVIRIGNKNI